From the genome of Asterias amurensis chromosome 17, ASM3211899v1, one region includes:
- the LOC139949645 gene encoding acyl-coenzyme A diphosphatase NUDT19-like: MKHWKEAATVILAASIRQNGRVKMPIAATSKIQPNQESPNVAPFDYKVLMLQRTHRSSFCAGAQVFPGGGIDEADFSPKWMELFAEAGIKTLADFGPMVNISQHSRPPMIASHRESPVPSDIAFRICAIRETFEESGVLLVKPFSHLTTTKAPSTVQFGQHKLLGTPEAANLKVSKEWRQRVHKNASAFLDLCRECKSLPDVWSLAEWSNWLTPSDLSKKRYDTMFYLCCMETLPAANMDNKEIIQSQWLTPSQSLTQFVEEEYFLPPPQVYELQRLCRFQTLSELFSFSQQRALLGCLQYLPVRMNCNDGVVSLLPGDSMYPKKPVFETIQGENIPALDESIQDNTDQNSNHLNRQTFALGSVPMCRSMSSITHPHGHCSPLPLDECIDSIKSKL; encoded by the exons ATGAAGCACTGGAAGGAGGCAGCCACTGTCATCTTAGCTGCCAGCATAAGACAAAATGGACGAGTTAAGATGCCGATAGCAGCGACATCCAAAATACAACCCAACCAAGAGAGTCCCAATGTCGCTCCATTTGACTATAAAGTACTAATGCTACAAAGGACCCATCGGAGCTCATTCTGTGCTGGTGCTCAGGTGTTTCCTGGTGGGGGTATCGACGAAGCGGATTTCTCCCCAAAGTGGATGGAACTGTTTGCTGAAGCCGGTATAAAAACGCTTGCAGATTTTGGGCCGATGGTAAACATCAGTCAACACAGCAGACCGCCGATGATCGCATCGCACAGAGAGTCACCCGTACCCAGTGACATAGCATTCAGAATCTGCGCTATACGAGAAACATTTGAAGAATCTGGGGTACTTCTTGTAAAACCTTTCAGTCATCTTACTACTACTAAGGCACCTTCAACAGTACAGTTTGGACAGCACAAGTTACTTGGGACCCCGGAGGCAGCAAACTTAAAAGTTAGCAAAGAGTGGCGACAGCGGGTGCATAAAAACGCCAGCGCCTTCTTAGACTTATGTCGTGAGTGTAAGAGTCTTCCTGATGTATGGTCATTGGCGGAGTGGTCTAATTGGCTAACACCATCTGATCTATCCAAGAAGCGTTATGACACAATGTTCTATTTGTGTTGTATGGAGACTTTGCCTGCAGCTAATATGGATAACAAAGAGATAATTCAGTCACAG TGGTTAACGCCGAGCCAATCTCTAACGCAGTTTGTTGAAGAGGAATACTTCCTACCACCACCCCAGGTTTACGAGCTTCAACGGCTATGTCGTTTCCAAACACTTTCGGAGTTATTCAGTTttagtcaacagagggcgctgttaggGTGTCTACAGTATCTCCCTGTGAGGATGAATTGCAACGATGGTGTAGTTTCACTCTTACCAG GAGATTCTATGTATCCCAAGAAGCCAGTCTTTGAAACCATTCAAGGTGAGAATATTCCAGCGCTAGATGAGTCGATACAAGACAACACTGACCAGAACTCCAATCATCTCAATCGTCAGACCTTTGCATTAGGTAGTGTACCAATGTGCCGCTCTATGTCTAGTATAACACACCCACATGGGCACTGTTCGCCATTACCGCTTGACGAATGTATTGattcaatcaaatcaaaattataa